The Culex quinquefasciatus strain JHB chromosome 2, VPISU_Cqui_1.0_pri_paternal, whole genome shotgun sequence genome contains the following window.
CTTTGGGCAAGCGCGCACAAGGTCTTCGATGTCCGCGTCGATTCGGGGCCAGAACACGTAACAGCGCGCAAGCGACTTCATGCGCACAATTCCGGGATGCGCTTTGTGCAGCTGCTTGAGAATGCGCTTGCGGTACACTTCCGGTACGACGACGCGCTCACCCAGGAGAAGACATCCTTCGACCACGCTGAGAGCAAAACGGCGGCAGAAGAAAAGTTTCGCTTCGGGTTCAGCGATCATCGTGGAAGACTCGGGCCAGCCTTCGTGGTGGTACTTGATGACCGCTTGCAACGACTTCGACTCCTTCGTAGCCTTCCGGATCAGGGCGTGCGTGACCGGAAAGTTGCTGACCGACGAGTCGATAAAAACTTCGAGTTCGTCATCCAACGAGATTGCGGCGATCACGAAGTCTTCGTCATCTTCTCTGCTGTGCTGGCTGATGAGACGGGAGAGCACGTCCGCATAGCCAAACTGGTCCGTAGCGATATACTCGATACGGAAGTCGTAGGTGAGCAGTATGATGGCCCAACGCTGCAGTCGGTTCGCCGAGTGAACTGGGATGCCCTTGTGCGAGCCGAAGATTGAGAGAAGGGGCTTGTGATCGGTCTGCAGGGTAAAGTATCTGCCATAGATCATGGAGTGGAACTTCATGACACCGAACACGAGTGCGAGACCTTCCTTCTCGATCTGTCCGTAATTCTTCTCGGCGGGGGTGAGCGAACGGCTACGATGCTGCACGACCTTGATGGCTCCTGTTGGCAGGCGATGCATCAGGCAGGCACCGATTCCGGTGTTGGACGCGTCGGCAGCAACGATGATCTCGTGGCGAGGATCGAAGTGCGTCAACAGGAGATCTGACGACAGGAGGCGCTTGAATTCCTCAAACGCGCGTTGGCAATCCTTGGTCCAGTTCCACTGTGCGTTGGCCTTGAGCAGCTGGTCCATCGGATGGCGCAAACGGTGCATCTCCGAAACAAACTTGGCGTAGTAGTTCACTGCGCCGAGGTACGAGCGCAGCTCTGAAACGTTCTTCGGAGGCGGCATCGTGGAGATCGCTTGGAGCTTGGCCGGATCGGGGCGGATACCTGAGCTGTTGACCACGTGGCCCAGGTACTTGATCTCGTCCATGAAGAAACGACACTTGGAGAGCTGAAGGTGGAAACCGTAGTCGCGGATGCGCTCGAGCACCGCGTGCAGGTTGTGTAGATGCTCTTCCTCAGTGGCCCCGCCAACCAGAATGTCGTCCAAATAGACGCGAACTCCGGTCAGGCCAGCGGTCATGGAGTCCATGATCTTCTGGAAAGCGCCCGTGGCTGGACGCACGCCCGGTGCCAAACGGTTGAACTTGAAGAGCCCCCGGTGCGTGTTGACCGTGAGGAGGTTCTTCGAATCTTCGTCCATTTCGATCTGTAAGTAGGCGTCGGAGAGATCAATTATGCTGAAATGGCGCATTCCAGCAAGGGATGCGAAGATGTCGTCCGGCACTGGCAGCGGGTAATCGTTCGGCTGGAGCGCGTTGTTGAGCCCGGTGGAGTAATCTCCACAGATCCGGATGCTGCCGTTCGCCTTCCGTACAGCCACAATCGGCGCGGCCCAGTCGGAGTGCTCGACGAACGAGATGATCCCCAGGTTCTCCAAACGCTTCAGCTCGTCCTGCAGCGGTTCGTAGGCGGTCTGCGCGACTGGCCGGCGCGGAACATACACGGGCTGTTGATTCGGCTTCAGAAACAGCTTCACCTTCGTTTTCGTGCAGAGGCCCAGAGTGTCCAGGAAGACCTCCGGAAACTTGCGCTGCAGCTGGTGAACTTGATCCAGAACGCCGTCCGCGACAGTCACCCGGTTGCACACCGACGATAGCGGGACGGACCACAAGTCGAAAGCGTCGATCAGGTCCAACCCGAGCAGGTTCAGGTTGCTGTTGGGTGCGACGTAGCAGACGGTTGAGCGGCAGGAATCCTGCAACGTCACGCTGCACTCGAACTCTGCCTCCAGCTTGACGTGGCCACCAGACGCGCTAGTAGCTTCGTGACTTGTCGGGCGAGTTGCGGGAGATCCAAGAGCCAACCAATTATCACGGCTGATCACCGTGATGTCCGAGGCCGTGTCGATTTGGAGCTTGATCGGCTTACCGTTTTATCAGGATGCTGACAAACTTCCTTCTGCGACGGGCGCTGGTCTGGTCGCTCGAGACCTCCTTCACGCTTGAACGCTGCGGTTTCCCGGACGGCCTCGCGAACGCGCAGTAGCCGTCTTTGTGCCCGATTTGTTTACACTCTTTGCAGACGTGTTTTACAAAGGGCAGGCCTCCGTGTAGTGTACACCGCCACACAGCCAGCAAGGGGATTTTGGCGTCTTCCTTGCGTCTGACTTCTGTTTTGTTGTGGTTTGTCTTGACGTTTCTGGTTAGACTTGCCACGATACTTGTCAGAAAGAGAGTTGACAACAGAAGTGGAGGAGTGTGCGGCGTTCTCGATCAGTGCTGTGTCCTGCTTCAGGTTGAGGAGCCGCTGACATTTGGTTGCGAGGGTGTCTACCGTAAGTGTAGCAGCATCCGTCTCGAGTTTGGACAGCAGTCTGGTGCGAATTTCGGAGTCCCGGTGCGAGCGTAGTCCGCAAACGAAGATCAGCGCCTTGAACTCGTTCTCCTTCAGGCTGCTCAGCTTGAAGTCCTCGCAGAGTCGATTCACCGCGCCAGCGTAGGCGATGAAGTCGTCCGACTCCGGCTTGATGAACTGCAGGCACTTGCAGCGCTTGTTGAACAGGGATGTTCGGCGAGAAAAAATCTCCTTCAGCTTCGTCACGGACTCCTCGAAGTCGTTATCCTTCGGCTTTTTCGGCAGGATGAAGTTGGCGTATCTGCTGTGCGCCCGAGTGTCCAGCTTCCGCAGTAACAGTCTCACCTTGCTGGCATCATCGAGCTTGCAAGCATCCTGGGAGAAAGTGTCCGCGTACCGCGAGTACCAGACGTCGAACAGGCCGTCATCGCTGTCCGGATCGTAGTGAAACTCGACCATCGTGTTCGCCAACGACTCGAGCAGGAACTCCTTGTTGTCGCTGGTGTTGGCGTTGAGCTTCGGTGGCGCGATGATAGGCTTGGCCGTGACGGTCTTCACGAGGTCCTGAAGCGCCTTCTGCTGGGCTTGCTGCtccttctggaggtcctggttcTGGAGGCAGACCTCGGTCAGCTTCTCCAGGAGGCTCTTCAGATCCGGGTCGCTCATTGTCCGGTTGAGGTTAGGTTCGGCGGGTAACGTAGAGCCGGGTTCTTTTCCGCAAATTCCACGGGTTGCACAGGACACCAGAAATTTGCAGCGTCCTCGTCGCCAAAAAGTTGTGTACCCAGGGGCGCGAACCAAACGAGCGGCCACAAAGTCGCAAGAATAAACTAGATTTTTAGACTAACAATCAAACACGTTTATTCTCTTGCACGACACAAAACTTAAGAACTAAAGGTTTCACTTCTATCCAAATCGCGCCTCTCTCGACCTGGGTGCTACCATCGAGCACAGTGAGTCGCGGAGTTTTGGGAACGGCTGGTGGTTCTCTGTGAACCCAACAACCTGTATGAAattgtttttgctattttttctaaaaaaaacgttacttaatccaccttaaggtggttggtgccttcctcgcattcatgttgtattttaggttgtatttacaaattaatttaagagtttttttttatttattttttcatttattttttataattattggttttacttgaacagcaattttcaattcttttttttaccaactctccaaaataaaggagaaaagtctcatgagttatatattccagtaaaaagttcgtgtaaatctttgtcgagacaaaatgatgcagcaacataattaatacagattttttccagaagagacgcagacactgcttaagcaatgtggcaaccgggcgatacgcatgcaaggggtgtggctgccaatcccccgctcAAACCAAAATTCCTACGCATGCtgcgactctcgcgcgtaagcaaaaagacccggcctttgaggttatgcaaaaatcacccttttttgtagctacaaaaaaactttttcatggcataactttaaaagtacttcactaaacagaataaaatttaatagggtcttaggggaccccaaaacgaacagaataaggcggatccggccaaaatcggttcagccagttctgagataatcgtgtggaaaaaaaatcatgtctacacacatccccacagacatttgttcagaatttgattctgaatcgataggtatacgtgaaggtatatctaggagttgtatttaagaagttcatttttcgagtgattttatagccttgcctcagtgaggtgaggaaggcaaaaaatattctattggtAAATCCATCGTCTGTAAccgaaaaatataattttagaatttggaataaaataatatGTATTTTCTTTTAGCTTCTGTTTCAATAAAGAATGTCAAAAGGTCTAAaggtcaaaaaattaaacagttgtaaaatttcaatttcaattcaattcccCAGCAGTTTCCCCAacccctcttcaatttccgTGAAAAATTGTCCTAAAAGATAATTttagtccctgatcacaaatccgaggtataactgtttttgaaaattgagaaaaacagCCTTCACCAGCGAttgaataatcatcatcaaaagaaaatctttggacgttcatcaagagaaaaaaaatccgaatggagcatggctctcttctctcgcgcacgaaagatcggtaaaaagaatctaaaaaaatcatcatcttgattattcgacggaacatctttttcactattaCACTTGCAGGTGTAGCTTCATACGTCGAAAAATTACCTGTCGCATTTTCTAGATGTGCAATGTGTGTAAATAAGGtggaataaatattattaagtggtgctgacaaggaaattctcaaaaaattattagcagattgatttttttggagaatttcgggagcgatttcgttttgcgtgatttgcctcctctctttttttgcgattattccatctctGTCCATCGCAAAGGATCAAAACTTAGCACGtccactaaaaaaaatcaaaaaattaaagataaagTTGATCAAAACAAGATGTCTGtgtaaaaaatatagaaattgaTCCCAACTTTGGCGAAGACTTGGTGTCTGGATcagaaaattgcttcaaaaattatgtattttcaaatattttcatagcacttttgtttggacagcctccaaatttgtatgaagaaacggaaaatggcttctttgaacttctggaatcgatggacaaagccttttccgattaaaaatataaaatacaaaattgcgGAAAACTTAATAGTTGCTCTTAAGAAATATTGATCACATCTTAAGATACAGCGATTCCCCGTCATACTTTACTGTTTTTATgttgattgaaaaaacatatgaaaatattacatctggaaatatTGCGAGATTCTGTGTCAGAATAAGACCTGTTAATTTAAACAGATgactttttaattaatttttttttgtgataaatcatttgttttcaatttttaacatagaaaagagtatttgtttttttttaactttttcaagaaatcatcatcgtatgagtttttttgtggcaaaatattttttatgcattcatgatagtcatattttttcataaaatagcgATTTTCAGCAAAACTGTGAGAAATATTTGATTTTGGTGTAAATGCGGTTAGTTTAAcataattttggaaaagcttgaaaacataatttggtcaaaccagttgcattcgattagGTTCAAGATCCCATACGTAcctattgatttttataaagtttcgaTTTGTAGTTCAAAAGATATGTATATAAATGGGTTTTTGAATTTATCCGGATGTTGGATAAGTGACCGGAAATCGATTCAAATATcttcatgttatacatcgttaggtaatcgaaagacctttccaacgaatccaaatcattgaagatttggcaacttttttttgtgtactttttaatgcggattttaagaaaaactagatgaaatttgtgaacAAACCCATCGAATCACCAATAGTTGTttaagagtgaggaaggcaccaaccacataggtggattaagttagtttttttattttactaaaattattGTATCTTGACACGGTAGTGACAAAAACAAGTTGATCCAATAGCACAAATATTTAGAAGGAAGTTGTCTACAAATTTATCGTTTTGGGTTCGGTAGCTAAATGTGTTCAGTTGGTTTTTAGAGAGAAATTCGTAAACATTATTGGTGGGACCCTAATCcatattttatagtgattttCCATGGAAACAGGCTATTCAATTGCGAGTTCTGGACGATTTTCGGGATTTTTCTATTGCATGAACTAATTGTTCCTGAGGCAAAATCCAAACGAAATCACACTGGATCTTCAACACTACGGAAACTatcgatatttcttttattcatcccctaatgtGAAACCAGTAGCACGATagacaatttttgaaataaactgGAGAAGTGTTTCCATAAATGCAACAATTTTGGAAGAAGAAGATAACAATATTTGGCAAAAATTACTGCAACCGCAGTTTGTGTGTGATTTTTCCAAatccaaaacttcatcatcccggtacgagaatcgaactcatgacctctggattggaaacccagcacgcggTTTGTCggaacccatcccctaccggtcagtattcccagtgagcagatttactcttttaagggatctgattATGCCGAGCCAGACAGAAATCGaacaaattgaggtaaaataacTTCTTCACAGATTCCTGCTACAATCTGACAATCttcttttaaaatcaagattcgAGTCCATATTATCAGGGAATGTTTTTATCCGGATCTTCTTCTTCCAAACTTGTTGCATTAACTGTACCACttctgaaaaaatctgaaacaataaaatttaaattgaatatctTGGAAACTGGCGTTTTTGCCgacatataaaattaaaaaaactaaatttggcTGCTAAACAGTCACTCGACATATTGAACAGCTTTTGCCGAATTACGGTTCAAAGTGGCCCCTTCCATCTCACGTAATACATCATCATTTTGAACACTCTCCCGCTCGGAAACATCGTGTGCATCAGCAGCTTAACTTTCTGTACACACACCTGTCAGTAAGCAGCAGCAGTGGCACCCGCCAAGAATCTGCAAGAACCTACCTCAAAGATGCACCCTCGCTGTTTGTTTTCTCTGGGACAGGGATAAGCATAAAAGCTTTGCACCATCATCGACCTCGCCTTGCGGTGGGTGGCAGTACAGGTTTACGACTTTGCATAATTCTCCGAGTCGGGAGCTGGGgaaaagaaattgaaatgaaggaaattgcattttcctccTCCCAAACCACCATGAAGTAAGCTGATGCTAGGGATGTACGGGAGCAGCTCGAGGGAATCTTCTCAGATATTATGCTAAGAATAaaaggttttcttttttttttttggggattACTGCAACCACAGTTTGTTTTGGGGATTCAGGTTTCGGGTTGAGCCAATTTAGCTGTGTCGATATAAATTAAAGTAAGCGAGAGTAGCAGACACTGAAAGAAAATTCCCAGTGAATTGGAGATCAACTGCCAACGTCATCAAATAATGTGCAGGTTGTGAGACAAAGGTAGACGAGTGTGAAACCACCATCCCATCAATTACAACCAGCCTCGACTGAGTGGTCTGGTGCCAGTGGTTTCGGTTTGTTggtttgcgaaattgaaaaatgcaatCCCAACTTTATGCCTGccagtgtgagtgtgtgtgtggtttGAACTGTCCCATgggagctcatttggttgttaCTCCTGGGACATGACTGGACGTTCCCAGTTGTGGGAGGGAAAAGTGCACTACTAATTGTGGTTTGTGCTCATGCTATGGAGATTTATtaggtttgattttatttgatgaagctttaatttgatttaaattaaattgaactgGACACCATGAGTAATTGTACATTTACAGTATAATTAATCTCCTACAGCCCAACCCCGAGGCTGAGCGAAATCCAACCTGAAagttaaatattatttaaaattaactttcattcaatccagaagcaataaaatttttaattcttcttGTTATGAATATTTGATGATTTGTATAAACTAGCATTCAATTTATCAAAGAACATAATTAAGCTGATTTTTACTTATTCAAATGTTCCTTAAACCTTTGGCACTCACAACGTTGTTCTTTCCGCAGGAAACACGTGTTCACAGAACACAGCAAAaattccgatggtaaaatcgcatgcaaaagcatgcacatcacctttgtgaaaaaaaacacttaatattacattcGACATGTACtactaaaaatgtgtaatattacacaaatcgtAATTTCGTTCCAGGGATAGGTATCGAATTGGTATCCTTTGTTATTATATGTCaagtaaagaaaaaataatcgtTTTAAAACTTATTATTCATGATTTATTACAAATAATATTATCAAATAAGATTTGTTGACACTTAAAGAAAGGTtatcaattatttttgaaactagATTTGgccacaaaagaaaaaaataactgatTTATTCTTCGCTCGTGCCTCGTCGGAATGTTGAGGTGCGGCTTCGAGAAGATCTCCTTCACGTTCAGGAACGGCGCTGAATCCACAATCAACGAGTGCAGCCCCGTCTGCTTTGACCACGATGGCACGATTGCAACCTGTCAACCCCCGCTCTGGGGCCAGGCAACGTTTGTTTGAGTTGCGTTCGTCAAGAGCATCCGCTAACAGGTTTACGGTTCCACCGGCGAAACCGGCACCGGTACTATGACGTGCTGCTGCGGGGGGTTTCATCGACATGCCACACACGACTACGTGCTTGGTCGGGCAGGATATGATTTGGTAGCCAGGCGCGAAAAGTTTGCTCGACACAACCTAATGCTGAAAGGCTTCCGGACGGCCATCACTGTACTGATGTGGTTATCGTGGATTGAGCCACGCTCACGGATGATTGGATACACCTGGTAGTCGAACGTGTAGGTTATGTTCTCGATGGCTTTCGGGAAAAGTTCGTGATCAGGGTGGCGAGCGTTCGTATGAATCATCGAGTCCATTCGGCAGCAAACCTCCATCACCTCCACCGATGCATTCACGTTGTTACGGTGCGCGTAGTTCACCAGATGCGCAAGTGTCGTAAACGGACAGTTCATTGCTTCGCCGTTGCTCTTGTTCGATCGTAAGCACCGTTTCAACAGGTCAATAAACTCCCGCAGGTCCGTCTTCTCCGCCAGGAGCTGGACACACTCGATGTCCGTTGGGATCTGCGCGATGTCGGAAAGGCAGTTGACGGTACACTCGCAGATCCAAAACATTTATGTTGGTGGCTTCGTTACATTTGATCTGGCTTCTCTTTGTCAACTTCAATTGCTTCGCAAACCTGCGGTTCGGTTTGTGTTGGAGCCGGCCAGCTGCTTCTGATATTGCATCCGTGTCTTCAACGGAATCAGGTTCTGACGAAGGGGCAGACTCGCCTGTCGTGGCCTTTCATCCTTGGATTTGACAGCAGACTCTTTAGCACGAAGGTGTCCTTTTCCGGCTCTTCCTGCTTGGCCGGTTTATTCACGAGTCCTAGGAAGATATATTAGAATCAAATAAtatctttaaaataatttagtttaattaTTACCTGTCcgaataagatttttttatccaaTGATGTTCAGGGACCTGGTTGCATTGGGTACGTTTAAGAAATTAAACCATGCCGTTGAACTCGtccaagaagaagaaaaagaaataaaataaataattaaaaaaacataattaccTAGAATTCAAAAACCTGAAAttctctaaataaaaaaaaaaattaaaaatttgtagcttcttaacttttgaaattctgatattattaatttttaaatcagtgattttagcttttaaaattctgaaattcaaaataatttgaaatcctaaatttttaaaataatgattcctaaatatttttttaaattctaaacttGTTAAACgaattaagctttttttttggctttataacttttgaattctaattttctttatttttaaattctaaacgtaacgtttttaaaattttcagatctatttttaaatttttagaatttgaactcttcaaaaatccaaattctaaaaatttaaaaattgatctgaaaattttagaaacgttacgttaagaatttaaaaataaagaaaattagaattcaaaagttataaagccaaaaaaagcttaaatcatTCAACAAATGATTATTAAGGAAtcattatcttaaaaaaaaataggatttcaaattattttgaatttatgaattttaaaagctaaaatcactgatttaaaaattaataatgttagaatttcaaaagttaagaagctacaaatttaaaaattttagaatctcaGAAGTTAAGAAGGCAAGATTTATAGTAGGATTCATAGTACAGAATCAAGaagtaatgaatttgaaaagttaagtatttaagaagttcagaagggcaaaactatttttcccttaatacttgaaaaaaaaaaaattctcgcaaacataaaattttcgtcaaaacttagaaattttgattgcaaaacaactgaacaggtTTTTTATAACTATTTTATTTCTGTGccgagtcgagggacataaacttttaaaaaatatttgcaacggccctgTAATTATTAAAAATCGTGGAACTCCAGAATGCTAAGGgctttagaatttgagaattaaaaaaaaaataataaaatagaattcaagaagttaagaattttataaagtaaagatcaaaaattaaagagcttacttgaaaaataaatatttttaacgggttttaaaattaagaagattaaaagaaaaattagTTAAGAAGTTTAGAGTTGATTATTTAAGAATGTCAGAATTTAAAAGTTTAGAAGTtgagaatttcagaaattaagaattttaaagttatagAACTTAAAAaccctagaattttagaatttaaaattagggAATTTTTGAAATACGTTTACGTTTACGTACCCTGTTTACGCCGTCCCGCTAGCTGCGGAGCGATGGCGACGGCGTCGAATCGGCGTCGCTTTCACCGACGGATGGCTCCTTGGCGCCCTTGGAAATGGTTGCTTCGGCTTCGGACTCAGGGGCTTGGGGCAATGTGCAATGCCGCTTTTGAATGACTGGAAATCTTCCCTAAACTGTCCGTTGAATTCGAATGTTAACCGGCGGCTGGTCCCAAGATTCGGAAGCTACCGTTAGATGACTGATCCTTTGGAGAACCTTCTTGGGCGACGCGTTGGCTGCTTGCTGCTGCTAATTAGCAGGCCACCTCCTCTTTCAGATCTCCTCAGCCTTTGCCTTTCGGTGGCCACATTTGGCCTGCGTCGCCACTTCCGGTTTCAACTTCTTCTCTACCTCCCACTTAGATGTCGCCGTTCGTCCTTTGACCTTCGGAGCAGCGGCCAAACATCCTGCAAACCAGTGCCGCTTTCAGCCGGCTCCCAACCACGTCCGTTGTTGGCGGCAACAGCTGCAGGTTTTCGTAGAGACGGTTGTGGATCCGTAGCTTTAAGCTTGAGGGGGTAATTTCCCGCGACGGCGAAAACTTTTCGGTGGGATCGGGTGGCAACAACTTCCAAAACATTCGCGGGGTCACTGCCTTCGCCACATTGCCCTTGGCCGCTGGTCCCACGCGTTTCGGATCTACGAGATCTTCGGTCGAACCGGCGTGGCAGCTATCCGGCTTGGACAGCCTCTCGGCTACCTTGGTTCACTGGGAAGAGGAAAAGTCGCGTCATTCAATAATAAGAAGTGGGCAATTTTGTTTTACCtggcttgtttttcacattttttacaaaagtcAAACATTTTTTACCACGAAACAACGCAAATTGCTTCCAACAAAGCCTCCCGCGATTGCTGCTGAAGACGTTTTTCCACTGATTAAGCAAATTCTCACTtcgaaattttcatcaaaatctttTGCACTCTTGactgttttgacattttgacagctggttcGCAAACAACACGGGAATGTAATATTGAACAGAAATGTGTtgaatattacacattttgggTGTAAATGGTGTTAGGCAAATTTGGAAGAGGGGTTCAATGCTAATtgcttaatattacacaaaaataATTACACAACCCCTTTTTACATGCAGGcattttactactttttttgctgtgaagctAATCGTTTCACAATTTGTTGCATTCAACATCTGCTCCGAGGGGGTGGGGTGACCACCGCTGGGAACGTTTCCCATTATGCAGTCAACCGTGTCCAACCCCCGTGGTTGAGATCCTTGGAGTCCATTGCATATCACTCCCCACCCCCTTTTTGCAGCTCGAGTGGTTGTTTAAATTTGCATATCGTAATTGTGCTGCAATTCAAATGTGTGTGTTTGCTGACTTGTAGCAAAGTCAAAGTGCAAACGTGAGGAGAGCCACTTCCTTACTCCCACCCCCACTTCGATTAGGGATATGCATGTCTGATTGCAGATATCGGAAAGGTAAACCGCAAGATTAATGGAGTCGATTACTGGTGTATTGCagcacagacaaaaaaaaacgatttttttttggttttttaattttaaactaaaataaacccataaacttacttttaatttatcgcaaaaaaataaacatacttTGTTGGTGGTGTTTGTGGTTGAGTTATTTAGATTCAGTTTTTGCAAATAGTGTGCAACTGAATGAAGCTGCTAATGGACTGTTTGACCAAGACAACTTAACCCTTTCAAGTCAGACAAATGCAAACACAAAATAGTACCCATGAATCCCAAACAACCATCCTTGTGCGGAGTGGGAAACAATTGACTTTCAATTTCTCGACAAACTTTGTTTCTGTGGAC
Protein-coding sequences here:
- the LOC119766417 gene encoding uncharacterized protein K02A2.6-like, with the translated sequence MSDPDLKSLLEKLTEVCLQNQDLQKEQQAQQKALQDLVKTVTAKPIIAPPKLNANTSDNKEFLLESLANTMVEFHYDPDSDDGLFDVWYSRYADTFSQDACKLDDASKVRLLLRKLDTRAHSRYANFILPKKPKDNDFEESVTKLKEIFSRRTSLFNKRCKCLQFIKPESDDFIAYAGAVNRLCEDFKLSSLKENEFKALIFVCGLRSHRDSEIRTRLLSKLETDAATLTVDTLATKCQRLLNLKQDTALIENAAHSSTSPIKLQIDTASDITVISRDNWLALGSPATRPTSHEATSASGGHVKLEAEFECSVTLQDSCRSTVCYVAPNSNLNLLGLDLIDAFDLWSVPLSSVCNRVTVADGVLDQVHQLQRKFPEVFLDTLGLCTKTKVKLFLKPNQQPVYVPRRPVAQTAYEPLQDELKRLENLGIISFVEHSDWAAPIVAVRKANGSIRICGDYSTGLNNALQPNDYPLPVPDDIFASLAGMRHFSIIDLSDAYLQIEMDEDSKNLLTVNTHRGLFKFNRLAPGVRPATGAFQKIMDSMTAGLTGVRVYLDDILVGGATEEEHLHNLHAVLERIRDYGFHLQLSKCRFFMDEIKYLGHVVNSSGIRPDPAKLQAISTMPPPKNVSELRSYLGAVNYYAKFVSEMHRLRHPMDQLLKANAQWNWTKDCQRAFEEFKRLLSSDLLLTHFDPRHEIIVAADASNTGIGACLMHRLPTGAIKVVQHRSRSLTPAEKNYGQIEKEGLALVFGVMKFHSMIYGRYFTLQTDHKPLLSIFGSHKGIPVHSANRLQRWAIILLTYDFRIEYIATDQFGYADVLSRLISQHSREDDEDFVIAAISLDDELEVFIDSSVSNFPVTHALIRKATKESKSLQAVIKYHHEGWPESSTMIAEPEAKLFFCRRFALSVVEGCLLLGERVVVPEVYRKRILKQLHKAHPGIVRMKSLARCYVFWPRIDADIEDLVRACPKCAAAAKLPTKAPLQSWPTPNGTWERVHIDYAGPINGVFFFVVVDAYSKWPEIFAIPSSSTKATLKLLRQCIARFGRMDLLVSDNGPQFTSAEFRTFLKQNGIQHVTTAPYHPASNGQAERFVDTLKRALKKINEGEDLEETLQVFLQAYRSTANPQAPGGKSPAELMLSRRPKSTFDLLRAPSMPPKPTPANEKQNADYDRKHGAVERCFTPGDLIFAHVFLRNDFTWAPGQVIEKVGAVNYVIKLEGSNRSIKVHTNQIRRRRVANATSAEAQPGTLPLDILLDNFEIETQPLPSGDPPVLPGDDRPFPRRSERDRRAPDRYSPGLWA
- the LOC119766418 gene encoding homeodomain-interacting protein kinase 2-like, which translates into the protein MFWICECTVNCLSDIAQIPTDIECVQLLAEKTDLREFIDLLKRCLRSNKSNGEAMNCPFTTLAHLVNYAHRNNVNASVEVMEVCCRMDSMIHTNARHPDHELFPKAIENITYTFDYQVYPIIRERGSIHDNHISTVMAVRKPFSIRLCRANFSRLATKSYPARPST